In Coraliomargarita parva, the genomic stretch GGGCTGTACCCATCCGAATCCGATGGTGGGCGCGGTCATTGTCGAAGCGGGTGAGATTGTGGCCGAAGGCTGGCATCATGCTGCCGGTCAGCCGCATGCCGAGATCGAGGCGCTGCGTGCCTTGGGCCGGCGTCCCGGGCCGGATGCCACGATCTACGTGACTTTGGAGCCCTGCAGCACCCATGGTCGGACCGGGGCCTGCACCCGTGCGATTTTGGATGCGGGCATCCGGCGCGTCGTGGTGGGGGCGGTCGATCCGAATCCCGCACATGCCGGTGCCGGTTTGCAGGTCCTCCGTGATGCCGGGGTGGAGGTGATCGAGGGCATTTTGTCCGGTGCCTGCCGCGACCTGAACCTGATCTTTAACCACTGGATCGTTCATCAGAGCCCCTTGTGTGCGGTCAAGCTGGCCATGACCCTCGACGGCAAGTTTGCCGCCTCAAGCGGGCATTCCCGCTGGGTGACTGGGCCGGAGGCGCGGGGCGATGTCATGCGCTGGCGGCGCTATTTCCCCGCCATCGCGGTGGGGGCGCAGACCGTGCTGGCCGACGATCCGAGCCTGACCAGCCGTATTGAAGGCTTGGATACCTGGTGCCCGGTCCGGTTTGTTTTTGACCGCAGCTTGAAGACGGTCGAGGCGGAGCGCGTTCCCGCACTCTACTCCGACGCGTACAAGGCGCGGACCTGTGTGCTGTGCTCGGTCGATGCGGACCCCGCGCGCAAGGCGCAGCTTTCGTCCCTGGGCATCCGCCACTGGGAACTCCCGGAGGCGGACGGGCATCTGGACTGGACGGCCTTCAAGACGCGTTGCACCGAGGAGGGCATTTGCGGCGTGTATGTGGAAGCGGGTCCGGCGCTGGCCTCGGAACTCATCGCCGCAAAATCAGTCGACTATGCCTACATCTATAAGGCGCCCAAATTCATGCTCGATTCCGATGCGGTCGGTATGGGGCGCGCCCGGGCGACCCAGCGCATGGAGGAAGCCTTCGAGTTGCATGAGATCCATCATGCCGGCTTTGGCTCGGACAGCCTGATCCGCGGGTATTTGGGGTGATACGGGATACGGGATACGGGATACGGGATGCGAGATACGGGGTTCGAGAACCGGCTAGGCGAGGGCGGTGCGGATGAGTGCCTCGGTGCTGGCCTCGGGACCGAGTTGGCTGCTGGCCTTGCGCACGAGCTTGTCGGCTTCGGCCGGCTTGTAGCCGAGGATGACGAGGCTGGCCACGGCATCCTGGAAGCTGCTGGGCGCGGAGGCAGCGGCCGGTATCGTCGTGCTCGGTGATTGCTCGCTGACTCCCTTGGGGAAGACCTTGTCCTTTAGTTCGATGACCAGGCGTTCCGCGGTCTTCTTGCCGATGCCGGGGCATTTGGAAAGCAGGGCGACATCGGAACTGGTGATCGCGCCACGGAGCAATTCGACCGACATGCGGCTCAGGATGCTGATTCCGATCTTCGGGCCGATGCCGGAGACCTTTTCGACCAGCAGACGAAAGAAATCGCGGTCTTCGCGCGTGGCAAAGCCGTAGAGGGTCGCGCTGTCCTCCCGGTAGACCGAATGGATGAACAGGCTGCATTCCTGCCCCAGTGGCGGCACTTTTTCCGCGGTGGTGACCGGAATGTTGACTTCGTAGCCGACGCCCCCCGCGTCAATGACGACCTGCAGGGGCGTGCTTTCCAGGACGGTACCTTTGAGACGGGCGATCATATGTTTGAAGCTTCGATGTTCGTGCCGTCAGCACGGGGCACTAGTCGTTGAGACCGAGTACGTCTTCCATGTTGTAGATGCCGGGGGCCTTGCCCTTGGCCCAGTGGGCGGCGCGCACGGCACCCTGGGCGAAGATCTTGCGGTCGGTGGCACGGTGGGTCAGTTCGATCCGCTCGCCGTCCCCGATGAAATAAACCGTATGTTCGCCCACGATGTCGCCGCCGCGGAGGGCATGCACACCGATCTGCTTGGCCGGTCGCGCCCCGATCAGGCCTTCGCGGCCATGGATCACTTCTTCCTGGCCCAGCTGGTAGGCTTCCATCAAAATTTCGATCAGGCGTTCGGCGGTGCCGCTGGGAGCGTCCTTCTTGTGGTGGTGGTGCATCTCCATGACTTCCGGCTCATAGCGCTCGCCGAGGATATTGGCGGCCTTGCGGGTCAGGTAGTTCAGGGTATTGACCCCGACCGAGTAGTTGCCGGCCCAGATGACCGGGATCTTGCCTTCGACCGCGGCGAGGATCTCGCTACGCTCTTCGGGCGTGTGGCCGGTTGTGCCGATGACCAGCGGCAGGTTCTTTTCGGCGGCCAGCTTGGCGATGACCGGGGTGACCTCGTGGAAGCTGAAGTCGATGACGGCGTCGCAGGCGTCGATCAGGTCGGCCGGATTGTCACCGGCATCACAGGATGCGGTGATCACGGCGTCGTTGTCTTCCGCGCAGGCGGCGATTGCGAGGCCCATGCGGCCTTTGGAACCATTCAGTAGGATACGGAGAGGCATGTTGAAATCAGTGTTGGCTTAGGTGTTGGGCAGCAGGCTGAGCTCCTGCATGAGGCCGTCGAGGACCGAGCGGGTTTCGTCGGAGAGCCCGCAGAGCGGGAGGCGGACCTCATCCGATGCGATGATGCCGGCCTGCTTCAGTGCATACTTGATCGGCACAGGATTCGGCTCGAGGAAGATGGCCTTGAAGAAGGGCAGGTACTTGAGGAAGGTTTCGCGGGCGGTCGCGTAGTCGTTGTCATTGGCCGCCTTCACCATGGCGACTAGGGGGGCTACGATCAGATTGGAGGCCACGCTGATCACGCCGTTTGCGCCGCAGGACATGAAGGGCAGGGTGAGCCCGTCATCCCCGCTCAGCACATTATAGTCCGGGCCCAGGGTACGTACATACTCGCTGACCTTTTCGCAGGAGCCCTCGGCCGCCTTCATCGCACAGACGTGCGGGTACTTCTCGTAGAGGCGGGCGGCGACGTCGACCGAGATCTCGATCCCGCAACGGGACGGGATGGAGTAGAGGATGATCGGCTTTTCCGTGACTGCGGCGATTTGACTGAAATGTTGGAACAGTCCCTCCTGGCTGGGCTTGTTGTAGTAGGGGGCGACGACCAGGAATCCGTCGGCACCGGCGGATTCGGCGCGCTGGGTCAATTCCACGGCCTCGGTGGTCGAGTTGGAGCCCGTTCCGGCGATCACCGGCTTCAGTCCGCCCGTGGCCCGCACCGTGGCACGGATGACCTCGATGTGCTCCTTGTGGTCGAGGGTGGGCGACTCCCCGGTCGTGCCGACCGGTACCAGACCGTCAATCCCGCCTGCCAGTTGATGGGCCACCAGGGCCTCCAGTCCGGCAAAATCGACCGCACCATCCCGCATCGGGGTGGCCAATGCGGTGAAAACTCCGTAAAATTGATTTGTCTTCATGCTTCCTAACAAAAACTATGTTGCTGGCCTGCGGCCATTCTGATGCCATACAAGGTCGATATCATCCTGCCAGTTCAACAGAAAATTTCGATCCCCTCTGCATTATGTCGGTTCTAGAAACATTTCATGGCCTCCTCTCGCTCGCAGTTGAAAATGGTGCCAGCGATATTCACATCAAGTCGAACAAGCCGGCTTTCCTCCGCCTGAGCGGACATTTGGAGTCGGTCGAGATGGATCCGATTCCGCCTTCCGCGGTGCGCGAGTTCGTGGAGCAGACCATTCCCGAAGAGTTCTACGACGACTGGCACCGCCATCGTCAGATTGACTACTCCTACCGTGTGGAGGGTGTCGGGCGCTTCCGGGTGAACGGTTTCCTGCAGCGTGGCCTGCCCAGCGTGGTCATGCGTCACGTCAGCGACCACCCGCCGACATTCGAGGATCTGCATATCGACGGGGATACCCTGGCCAACCTCTGTGCCGAGAAAGACGGCATCGTGCTGCTCTGCGGTCCGACCGGTTCGGGTAAGAGCTCGACCCTCGCGTCGATGATCAACTACATCAACCACACCTACGATAAGCATATCGTTACGCTGGAGGACCCGATCGAATTTACCTACACCGACATCAAGTCGATCATCAACCAGCGGGAGATCGGGATCGACTGCCCGACCTTCGCCCAGGGCATGCGCGCCGTGCTGCGTCAGGACCCGGACGTTATCCTGGTCGGGGAAATGCGTGACCGCGATACCTTTGAGACCGCCCTCCAGGCCTCGGAAACCGGTCACTTGGTCTTTGGCACCCTGCACGCCTCCAATGCGCAGCAGGCCGTGCAACGTCTCTTCGAGTTCTTCCCCGAGGAACGCAAGCATGCCATGCAGCGCCAGATCGCCGGCGCCCTGCGTGCCACCATCACGCAAAAACTGCTGCCCGCCCTTGAAGGCGGCGGCCGTTTGCCTATCGCCGAAACCTTCATCGTCGACTCCCTGGCCCGCAAAACCATCATGGAAGGTCGGTTTGAGAAGATCGAAGCCGTCATCGAAGCGAACGAGGACAATGGCTCCAAGACCTTCAACCAGGACCTCTACCGCCTGGTCAAGGCCGGCAGGATCACCCGCGAGGATGCGCTCAACAATTCCCCGAACCCGCGTCAGCTCGAGATGAACCTCAAGGGCATCTTCCTCAGCTCCGGCGGTATCGTGCAGTAAAGCGTACGGGACCGGGTGTGTCCGGCTTCTCTAGGATAGTCGACCCACGGCTTGCCCAGCCGTAGTTCATTCGGGAGCTGTGTTGTCCGGCTTCTCTTTGATACGCCGGGACATGCTTCGTTCGCCGAAACAAGTTTCGGACGAAGCATGGCAGGGGCGGCGGGACTCGTTCCGAGCGCGCTTAGCGCGCGACAAGACCGGGCCGGCTTTGCCGGAACCGGACCACCCATGGGTGAGAGGCCGGACGTGCCTGGCCGAATGGCAGGGGCGGCGGGACTCGAACCCACGACCAACGGTTTAGAAAACCGCTGCTCTATCCAACTGAGCTACGCCCCCAGATGAATGGGGCGAGCAAAGCCATTCTGTCTGAACAGTCAATACGAAGTCTTGCGAAGAGGTCTCAAAGGCTACGCTGGAGCAGGAAGGCGGTGGCGCCGTCGTGGCGGCATTCCCAGGGGAGGCAGTGGACGGACTCGAGGAGCTGGAAGGCCTGGCCGGACTTGGATTTGAGGAAGGCGTCGATGAGTACCTGGTTTTCTTCGGGCTCGATACTGCAGGTGCTGTAGACGAACTTGCCGCCGGGCTTGACGAAGCGGGCGGCGGAGTGGATGAGCTGTTGCTGAAGTTTGGCACAGGCGGGGATGTCCTTGGGGGCGAGGCGCCATTTCACATCGGTGCGCCGTTGGATCACGCCGGTATTGGAGCAGGGGGCGTCGAGCATGACTGCATCGTAGCTGTCCGGCAGTGCCTGTTCCGCGAAGGCTTCCTTTGACAGCTCCAGCACATCGGAGGGGAGAATGGTGGCTTGCAGCTTTTCGGAGCGGAGCTTGTTCAGATTTTCCTCGAGTCGTTCGATCCGCTTGCCGGGGAGGTCGACGGCCACGAGGCAGCCCTCACCCTGCATTCTGTGGGCGAGGTCGAAGGCCTTGCCGCCGGGAGAGGCACAGAGGTCCAGCACGCACTCGCCGGGTTGGGGGGCGAGGAGGGCGGTGGCCCGGCGGGTGGAGGGGTCCTTGATGTAGGCGCGACCCTCGGCGAGCAGCGCCTGTACCGCATCGGAGTGCAGCTCGGCGGAGCGGATTCGGAAGAAGCCGGGCCATTCCGTGGCTTCCAAGCCCTCGGGAACATCGGCGGGATCGTAAATCCGGAGGTAGGTGTCGGGGATGCCCTGATTCCATTCGAGAAGCGCTTTGCAGGCATCCGCGCCAAAGACGGCTTCCCAGTGGCTGACCAGCCAGGCGGGGTGGCTGTAGTAGGCGGCGGCGCTTTTTTCGGGGGATTGTGCCTCCAGTGCCGCGGGCAATTTCCGCAGCAGAGCATTGAGAAAGCCGCTCTCGGAGGCCTTGGCCAGGGCTTTGGCCTGTTCGACCGCGTGGTGGATGATCTTGGGGGCTTTCTCTTCGGGGGCATCGAGGAGCTCGTAGCCCGCGACCAGCAGGACCGCCTCCAGTTCGGGGCGTGGCGCCCGGCGGACAAAGGGGTTGAGTGCGGCCCGCACGCGGAAACCGTGGCGCAGGGCACCCAGAAAAAGAGATTGGCAGACCGCGCGCCGCTCTCCTACAAAGGAATCCGGCAACTCGGCCAGCAGCTGGTTTGCCTTCTTGTTTTCTGCCAGATACGCCGATGTCAGGAGAACGGCTGCTCCCCAAGCTG encodes the following:
- the ribD gene encoding bifunctional diaminohydroxyphosphoribosylaminopyrimidine deaminase/5-amino-6-(5-phosphoribosylamino)uracil reductase RibD, translated to MTDSPHETYMARALALAQRAWGCTHPNPMVGAVIVEAGEIVAEGWHHAAGQPHAEIEALRALGRRPGPDATIYVTLEPCSTHGRTGACTRAILDAGIRRVVVGAVDPNPAHAGAGLQVLRDAGVEVIEGILSGACRDLNLIFNHWIVHQSPLCAVKLAMTLDGKFAASSGHSRWVTGPEARGDVMRWRRYFPAIAVGAQTVLADDPSLTSRIEGLDTWCPVRFVFDRSLKTVEAERVPALYSDAYKARTCVLCSVDADPARKAQLSSLGIRHWELPEADGHLDWTAFKTRCTEEGICGVYVEAGPALASELIAAKSVDYAYIYKAPKFMLDSDAVGMGRARATQRMEEAFELHEIHHAGFGSDSLIRGYLG
- the ruvA gene encoding Holliday junction branch migration protein RuvA — translated: MIARLKGTVLESTPLQVVIDAGGVGYEVNIPVTTAEKVPPLGQECSLFIHSVYREDSATLYGFATREDRDFFRLLVEKVSGIGPKIGISILSRMSVELLRGAITSSDVALLSKCPGIGKKTAERLVIELKDKVFPKGVSEQSPSTTIPAAASAPSSFQDAVASLVILGYKPAEADKLVRKASSQLGPEASTEALIRTALA
- the dapB gene encoding 4-hydroxy-tetrahydrodipicolinate reductase; this translates as MPLRILLNGSKGRMGLAIAACAEDNDAVITASCDAGDNPADLIDACDAVIDFSFHEVTPVIAKLAAEKNLPLVIGTTGHTPEERSEILAAVEGKIPVIWAGNYSVGVNTLNYLTRKAANILGERYEPEVMEMHHHHKKDAPSGTAERLIEILMEAYQLGQEEVIHGREGLIGARPAKQIGVHALRGGDIVGEHTVYFIGDGERIELTHRATDRKIFAQGAVRAAHWAKGKAPGIYNMEDVLGLND
- the dapA gene encoding 4-hydroxy-tetrahydrodipicolinate synthase, yielding MKTNQFYGVFTALATPMRDGAVDFAGLEALVAHQLAGGIDGLVPVGTTGESPTLDHKEHIEVIRATVRATGGLKPVIAGTGSNSTTEAVELTQRAESAGADGFLVVAPYYNKPSQEGLFQHFSQIAAVTEKPIILYSIPSRCGIEISVDVAARLYEKYPHVCAMKAAEGSCEKVSEYVRTLGPDYNVLSGDDGLTLPFMSCGANGVISVASNLIVAPLVAMVKAANDNDYATARETFLKYLPFFKAIFLEPNPVPIKYALKQAGIIASDEVRLPLCGLSDETRSVLDGLMQELSLLPNT
- a CDS encoding type IV pilus twitching motility protein PilT, which codes for MSVLETFHGLLSLAVENGASDIHIKSNKPAFLRLSGHLESVEMDPIPPSAVREFVEQTIPEEFYDDWHRHRQIDYSYRVEGVGRFRVNGFLQRGLPSVVMRHVSDHPPTFEDLHIDGDTLANLCAEKDGIVLLCGPTGSGKSSTLASMINYINHTYDKHIVTLEDPIEFTYTDIKSIINQREIGIDCPTFAQGMRAVLRQDPDVILVGEMRDRDTFETALQASETGHLVFGTLHASNAQQAVQRLFEFFPEERKHAMQRQIAGALRATITQKLLPALEGGGRLPIAETFIVDSLARKTIMEGRFEKIEAVIEANEDNGSKTFNQDLYRLVKAGRITREDALNNSPNPRQLEMNLKGIFLSSGGIVQ
- a CDS encoding RsmB/NOP family class I SAM-dependent RNA methyltransferase, giving the protein MRSVKFALSSKNATAWGAAVLLTSAYLAENKKANQLLAELPDSFVGERRAVCQSLFLGALRHGFRVRAALNPFVRRAPRPELEAVLLVAGYELLDAPEEKAPKIIHHAVEQAKALAKASESGFLNALLRKLPAALEAQSPEKSAAAYYSHPAWLVSHWEAVFGADACKALLEWNQGIPDTYLRIYDPADVPEGLEATEWPGFFRIRSAELHSDAVQALLAEGRAYIKDPSTRRATALLAPQPGECVLDLCASPGGKAFDLAHRMQGEGCLVAVDLPGKRIERLEENLNKLRSEKLQATILPSDVLELSKEAFAEQALPDSYDAVMLDAPCSNTGVIQRRTDVKWRLAPKDIPACAKLQQQLIHSAARFVKPGGKFVYSTCSIEPEENQVLIDAFLKSKSGQAFQLLESVHCLPWECRHDGATAFLLQRSL